A single Henriciella sp. AS95 DNA region contains:
- the hflX gene encoding GTPase HflX, which translates to MSAELIDRTPAEDRAGVIIPWTHLVDRPDRERLSETTGLVEALGCNLAFLRAENIRKPSASHLLSGGILERLKADIEEAGCTLCVIDAALSPVQQRNLENVLNTKVIDRTGLILEIFGLRARTKEGKLQVELARLLYERSRLVRTWTHLERQRGGGGFLSGPGETQLEADRRMLDRQLASLKAELEDVKRTRSLQRDGRRQAGFPVIALVGYTNAGKSTLFNRMTGANVFARDMPFATLDPTIRRIELPQMSDGALVDTVGFITDLPTHLIDSFRATLEETLDADLLIHVRDRSSPFDEERKQDVLKVLKRLQQESGKDLPPIIEAWNKVDLLPQDIQDSMGMSARSGLHETPSVVTSALTGQGIDDLVALIVRSIQEDLASFRVALKPEHGAARAWLYEHGSVDEETVLDDGSVELRVALSEKYKGRFDAEFPDLKTHLRPM; encoded by the coding sequence TTGAGCGCAGAGCTCATTGACCGAACGCCAGCGGAAGATCGCGCGGGCGTCATCATACCCTGGACGCACCTGGTTGATCGACCAGACCGAGAACGCCTCAGCGAAACGACCGGTTTGGTCGAGGCGCTGGGATGCAATCTCGCTTTCCTGCGTGCCGAAAATATCCGCAAGCCAAGCGCATCGCATCTCCTGTCTGGCGGTATTCTTGAACGGTTGAAGGCCGACATCGAGGAGGCGGGCTGCACGCTCTGCGTCATCGACGCTGCGCTGAGCCCGGTGCAGCAACGCAACCTTGAAAACGTCCTGAATACCAAGGTCATAGACCGGACCGGCCTTATTCTTGAAATCTTTGGCCTTCGTGCCCGGACCAAGGAAGGTAAGCTTCAGGTCGAACTGGCACGGCTATTGTATGAACGCTCCAGGCTTGTGCGCACATGGACCCACCTCGAGCGCCAGCGCGGCGGCGGCGGTTTTCTGAGTGGCCCCGGCGAAACCCAGCTCGAAGCGGACCGGCGGATGCTCGATCGACAGCTTGCATCGTTGAAAGCCGAGCTTGAAGATGTGAAGCGGACGCGTTCCTTGCAAAGAGATGGCCGTCGCCAGGCGGGCTTTCCGGTGATTGCGCTGGTTGGTTATACAAACGCAGGCAAGTCCACGCTCTTCAACAGGATGACCGGCGCGAATGTTTTTGCCCGCGACATGCCTTTTGCAACCCTCGACCCTACCATCAGACGTATTGAGTTGCCCCAGATGAGCGATGGCGCTCTGGTCGACACGGTGGGTTTCATCACTGACTTGCCGACCCACCTTATCGACAGTTTTCGTGCGACCCTTGAGGAGACGCTGGATGCTGACCTGCTTATCCACGTTCGCGATCGATCAAGTCCGTTCGATGAGGAGCGAAAGCAGGATGTCTTGAAGGTGCTAAAAAGACTGCAACAGGAATCGGGCAAGGATCTTCCGCCGATAATTGAAGCGTGGAACAAGGTCGATCTCCTACCGCAGGATATTCAGGATTCCATGGGCATGTCTGCGCGGTCCGGTTTGCACGAAACCCCATCCGTCGTCACGTCCGCATTGACCGGTCAAGGCATTGACGACCTCGTTGCGCTCATCGTGCGCTCTATCCAGGAAGATCTGGCAAGCTTCAGAGTCGCACTCAAGCCCGAACACGGCGCTGCGCGCGCATGGCTCTACGAGCACGGGTCGGTGGACGAAGAGACTGTGCTGGATGACGGGTCAGTCGAGCTTCGGGTGGCCTTGAGCGAGAAGTACAAGGGGCGGTTCGATGCCGAATTTCCAGACCTCAAAACCCACCTGCGGCCGATGTGA